A section of the Malus sylvestris chromosome 17, drMalSylv7.2, whole genome shotgun sequence genome encodes:
- the LOC126612510 gene encoding homeobox-leucine zipper protein HDG11-like, producing MELPRNYQSSGDGHEASTTRKGNKKRQRHTSEQIQRLEEFFMNCTHPDENERKQLCRELGLEPNQIMFWFQNKRTQIKAQTETAETTALRQLNENIRRENFVMKEALKNVVCPTCLQRLQLENSYLKQEHDKLANLLPKYSETPVVGSSLNLSPGCSMNQVIARPPLNLSPTNPALAYQLNENAEMEKALMKDIAASAMEELVKLFQIEKPIWIKSPTNGRHLLNPDNYDKMFPKAKHFKNSPARVESSKDSGVVHISAAHLVDMFLDSNKWEELFPTIVTTAKTIEVLETGMSGNRNGCLQLMYEQIHILSPLVLPRDFYFLRHCQHTEPGTWVIADVSYNSAKGSFSRQPQSWRLPSGCMIEDMHNGYAKITWIEHMEVDDKTQTHRLYRDLICSSVAYGAERWVVTLQRMCERFDCLMDDVGSTCVFGGVVTLPEGKKSLMKLSQRMVKNFCGMLSMEGKLDFPQLSEVDSSGIRVSVHKSTEIGQLHGTIVSVATSFWLPLSSQTIFNFLRDEKTRIQWDVLSHGNPVHEIAYISTGTHPENHISIIRPFIPMEDNMLILQECHIDPLGSYIIYAPVDIQTLNVAVSGEDSSNIAILPSGFLISGDGRPEMGDACGSLVTVVFHILVSSPTTSEQMNMELVATVNTLISSTVTKIKVALKCSGLD from the exons ATGGAGCTCCCGAGAAATTATCAATCTTCCGGTGATGGACATGAAGCATCGACTACCCGCAAGGGGAACAAGAAGCGTCAACGCCATACTTCTGAGCAGATACAACGACTGGAAGA ATTTTTCATGAACTGCACCCATCCAGATGAGAATGAGCGTAAACAGCTATGTAGGGAATTGGGGCTGGAGCCAAACCAAATCATGTTTTGGTTTCAAAACAAAAGAACCCAAATCAAG GCGCAAACTGAGACAGCAGAAACCACTGCTCTCCGTCAGTTGAATGAAAATATTCGACGTGAAAACTTTGTAATGAAAGAAGCCTTAAAGAATGTCGTTTGTCCAACCTGTTTGCAGAGACTTCAACTGGAGAATTCCTATTTGAAACAAGAG CATGATAAGTTAGCCAACCTTCTACCCAAGTATAGTGAGACGCCTGTTGTTGGATCATCGCTAAATTTATCGCCAGGATGTTCCATGAACCAAGTGATAGCCAGACCACCTCTTAATCTCAGTCCTACGAATCCCGCATTAGCTTACCAATTAAATGAAAATGCCGAAATGGAAAAGGCactcatgaaagacattgcAGCCAGTGCCATGGAAGAACTGGTCAAGCTTTTCCAGATCGAAAAGCCCATATGGATCAAATCCCCAACTAATGGCAGACATCTCCTCAACCCTGATAACTATGATAAGATGTTTCCAAAAGCCAAACACTTCAAAAACTCTCCTGCTCGGGTCGAGTCTTCGAAAGATTCAGGAGTAGTGCACATAAGTGCAGCACACTTGGTTGACATGTTTTTAGATTCC AACAAATGGGAAGAACTCTTTCCAACAATCGTAACAACAGCAAAGACAATTGAAGTACTCGAAACTGGAATGTCAGGAAATCGGAATGGTTGCTTGCAGCTG ATGTATGAACAAATACACATTCTCTCACCTTTAGTGCTGCCACGGGATTTCTACTTTCTTCGCCATTGTCAACACACTGAGCCAGGAACTTGGGTCATCGCTGATGTCTCATATAACTCCGCAAAAGGGAGTTTTTCAAGACAGCCTCAATCTTGGAGGCTACCATCCGGATGCATGATAGAAGACATGCATAACGGATATGCCAAG ATTACTTGGATTGAGCATATGGAGGTTGACGACAAGACACAAACTCATCGGCTCTATAGAGATCTAATTTGTAGTAGTGTTGCATATGGAGCTGAGAGATGGGTTGTTACTCTTCAAAGGATGTGTGAGAGATTCGATTGTTTGATGGACGATGTTGGTTCTACTTGTGTGTTTGGAGGAG TGGTTACTTTGCCTGAAGGCAAGAAGAGCCTAATGAAGCTTTCCCAAAGGATGGTGAAGAACTTTTGCGGAATGTTGAGCATGGAGGGAAAACTTGATTTCCCCCAATTGTCAGAAGTTGACAGCAGTGGGATTAGAGTCTCTGTTCATAAAAGCACAGAAATTGGACAACTACATGGCACAATCGTCAGTGTTGCTACTTCTTTCTGGCTCCCTTTGTCGTCGCAAACTATCTTTAACTTCTTAAGAGATGAGAAAACAAGAATTCAG TGGGATGTTCTCTCTCATGGAAATCCAGTGCATGAGATTGCCTACATTTCAACTGGAACTCATCCCGAAAACCATATATCCATCATTCGG CCTTTCATCCCGATGGAGGACAACATGTTGATACTTCAAGAGTGCCACATAGACCCTCTTGGATCCTATATCATATACGCTCCGGTTGACATACAAACTCTCAATGTAGCAGTAAGTGGGGAAGACTCATCGAACATAGCTATACTCCCATCGGGGTTCTTGATATCCGGCGATGGTCGTCCTGAGATGGGGGATGCATGTGGTTCACTTGTTACAGTGGTTTTCCACATATTGGTTTCCAGCCCCACAACTTCAGAGCAGATGAACATGGAGTTAGTGGCAACTGTCAATACTCTAATCAGTTCCACCGTTACAAAAATAAAGGTCGCACTCAAATGTTCTGGCTTGGATTAA
- the LOC126612509 gene encoding transcription elongation factor SPT4 homolog 1-like, whose translation MRNAQPEPAQIPTSFGHELRACLRCRLVKTYDQFREHGCENCPFFDMNDDNERIVDCTTPNFNGIISVMDPSRSWAARWLRIAKFVPGCYTLAVSETLSEDMKNMCEDAQMQYVPPKRV comes from the exons ATGAGGAACGCGCAACCGGAACCGGCCCAGATTCCGACGAGCTTCGGCCACGAGCTTAGGGCTTGCCTCCGTTGCCGCCTCGTCAAGACCTACGATCAG TTCAGAGAACATGGATGCGAGAACTGCCCTTTCTTCGACATGAACGACGACAACGAGCGCATCGTCGATTGCACCACTCCTAACTTCAACGG GATCATCTCGGTAATGGATCCGAGTAGGAGTTGGGCTGCGAGGTGGCTCCGAATTG CAAAATTTGTTCCTGGTTGTTACACGCTTGCTGTTTCGGAGACTCTTAGCGAGGACATGAAG AACATGTGCGAAGATGCTCAGATGCAATACGTGCCGCCAAAGCGTGTATGA